In Geminocystis sp. NIES-3709, a single genomic region encodes these proteins:
- the rpsS gene encoding 30S ribosomal protein S19, with translation MSRSLKKGPFIADSLLTKIEKLNTKGEKQVVKTWSRASTIIPQMIGHTIAVHNGRQHVPIFVTEQMVGHKLGEFAPTRTFRGHAKSDKKARR, from the coding sequence ATGAGTCGTTCACTGAAAAAAGGACCATTTATAGCGGATAGCCTTCTCACCAAAATTGAGAAATTAAACACCAAAGGTGAGAAACAAGTGGTTAAAACTTGGTCTCGTGCTTCCACTATCATCCCCCAAATGATCGGTCATACTATCGCCGTTCATAATGGTCGTCAACACGTTCCTATCTTTGTTACCGAACAAATGGTAGGTCATAAATTAGGGGAATTTGCTCCTACTCGTACCTTCCGAGGTCACGCTAAAAGTGACAAAAAAGCAAGACGCTAA
- the rplV gene encoding 50S ribosomal protein L22, with protein sequence MAKTKEKPEVDTSQEVKAIARYIRMSPSKVRRVLDQIRGRSYREALIILEFMPYRACEPIIKVLRSAVANAEHNGGLDPSTLVISTAFADGGPTLKRFRPRAQGRAYQIRKRTCHITVAVAPTV encoded by the coding sequence ATGGCTAAAACAAAAGAAAAACCAGAGGTTGATACCTCCCAAGAAGTAAAAGCGATCGCCCGTTATATTAGAATGTCACCTTCAAAAGTGAGACGGGTTTTAGATCAAATTCGGGGGCGTAGTTACAGAGAAGCATTAATTATTCTCGAGTTTATGCCCTATCGTGCTTGTGAACCCATTATCAAGGTTCTTCGTTCTGCTGTAGCAAATGCTGAACACAACGGAGGTTTAGATCCCTCTACTTTAGTGATCAGTACTGCCTTTGCCGATGGTGGACCTACTTTAAAACGTTTTCGTCCTAGAGCGCAAGGTCGTGCTTATCAAATCCGTAAACGCACTTGTCATATTACTGTGGCAGTCGCCCCCACGGTCTAG
- the rpsC gene encoding 30S ribosomal protein S3 codes for MGQKVHPIGFRLGYTKEHSSCWYADPKFYPQLLQEDHKIRQYIDKNLGNASIAEIKIDRKADQIDLSIHTARPGVVVGKGGQGIEKLRTDLQALLKNQRQFRVNVIEVANVDASAPLMAEFITSQLERRVSFRRVVRQAIQRAQKAEVLGIKIQVSGRLNGAEIARTEWIREGRVPLHTLRADIDYSYKTASTIYGILGIKVWIFKGEIIPGEEDLRANTKAKQGRKKPRRQKFEDRSE; via the coding sequence ATGGGACAAAAAGTACATCCAATTGGTTTTCGCCTTGGCTATACAAAGGAACACTCTTCCTGTTGGTATGCTGATCCGAAATTTTACCCTCAACTTCTTCAAGAAGATCACAAAATTCGTCAATACATTGATAAAAATCTCGGTAATGCTAGTATTGCTGAAATTAAAATCGATCGTAAAGCAGATCAAATAGATCTCTCTATCCATACAGCTAGACCGGGTGTAGTAGTGGGAAAAGGTGGACAGGGCATCGAAAAATTACGGACTGATTTACAAGCATTGCTCAAAAATCAACGTCAATTTCGTGTCAATGTCATTGAAGTAGCTAATGTTGATGCTAGTGCTCCACTCATGGCTGAATTTATCACCTCTCAACTTGAAAGACGGGTTTCCTTCCGTAGAGTTGTTAGACAAGCCATCCAAAGAGCTCAAAAAGCTGAAGTACTCGGTATCAAAATTCAAGTCAGTGGTCGTCTCAATGGTGCTGAAATTGCTCGTACTGAGTGGATTCGTGAAGGTCGTGTGCCTCTCCATACCCTTAGAGCCGATATTGATTATTCCTACAAAACCGCTAGTACTATCTACGGAATTTTAGGTATTAAAGTTTGGATCTTCAAGGGTGAAATTATCCCCGGTGAAGAAGATTTAAGAGCCAATACCAAGGCTAAACAGGGACGTAAAAAGCCCCGTCGTCAAAAATTTGAAGATCGCTCTGAGTAG
- the rplP gene encoding 50S ribosomal protein L16, protein MLSPRRTKFRKQHRGRMTGNAYRGNTISFGDFGLQAIEPCWITSRQIEAARRAITRYVRRGGKIWIRIFPDKPVTMRPAETRMGSGKGNPEFWVAVVKPGRIMFEIAGIPEATAREAMRLAAQKLPIKTKFITRSEEY, encoded by the coding sequence ATGTTAAGTCCAAGAAGAACGAAATTCCGTAAACAACATCGGGGTAGAATGACTGGTAATGCCTATAGAGGTAATACCATTAGTTTTGGAGATTTTGGTCTTCAAGCCATCGAACCTTGTTGGATTACCTCCCGTCAAATTGAAGCGGCAAGACGGGCAATTACTCGTTATGTTCGTAGAGGCGGTAAAATCTGGATTCGTATTTTTCCAGATAAACCCGTTACTATGCGTCCTGCTGAAACTCGTATGGGATCTGGAAAAGGTAATCCTGAGTTTTGGGTAGCGGTAGTTAAACCAGGCAGAATCATGTTTGAGATTGCTGGAATTCCTGAAGCTACCGCCAGAGAGGCTATGCGTTTAGCGGCTCAAAAACTCCCCATCAAAACCAAATTTATTACTCGATCGGAGGAATATTAA
- the rpmC gene encoding 50S ribosomal protein L29, which yields MALPKVADARKLNDEELAAEIITAKQKLFQLRLQQTTGQLKKPHEFKHTKHWVAQLLTVQGERARSATTTQA from the coding sequence ATGGCACTTCCTAAAGTTGCAGACGCAAGAAAATTAAATGATGAAGAACTAGCCGCAGAAATTATCACTGCGAAACAAAAGCTATTTCAACTCAGACTCCAACAAACCACAGGGCAATTAAAAAAACCCCATGAGTTTAAACACACTAAACATTGGGTCGCTCAACTCCTAACAGTACAAGGTGAAAGAGCAAGATCCGCTACCACTACTCAAGCATAA
- the rpsQ gene encoding 30S ribosomal protein S17: protein MAVKERVGVVVSNKMDKTAVVAIENRSPHPKYGKIVVKTKKYKAHDPENQCKEGDRVRIRETRPLSKTKRWELAEILISKAL, encoded by the coding sequence ATGGCAGTTAAAGAAAGAGTAGGCGTAGTCGTAAGTAACAAAATGGATAAAACCGCCGTTGTTGCCATCGAAAATCGCTCTCCTCACCCCAAATACGGCAAAATTGTCGTTAAAACCAAAAAATATAAAGCTCACGACCCTGAAAATCAATGTAAAGAAGGCGATCGTGTGAGAATCAGAGAAACTCGTCCTCTCAGCAAAACTAAACGTTGGGAATTAGCTGAAATCCTTATTTCTAAAGCTCTTTAG
- the rplN gene encoding 50S ribosomal protein L14, which yields MIQQQSYLNVADNSGARKIMCLRVLSTGNCTYGGIGDVIIAVVKDAIPNMAVKKSDIVRAVIVRTKQSLRRDSGMSIRFDDNAAVIINKDNNPRGTRVFGPVARELRDKNFTKIISLAPEVL from the coding sequence ATGATTCAACAACAAAGTTACCTAAATGTAGCCGATAACAGTGGTGCGCGTAAGATTATGTGCTTACGGGTGTTATCTACTGGTAATTGTACCTATGGTGGCATCGGAGACGTAATTATTGCTGTAGTGAAAGATGCAATTCCTAACATGGCAGTGAAAAAGTCCGACATCGTAAGGGCAGTAATCGTACGCACGAAGCAATCTTTACGTCGTGATAGTGGCATGAGTATTCGTTTTGACGATAACGCCGCCGTCATTATCAATAAAGATAACAATCCCAGAGGCACTCGTGTTTTTGGTCCTGTGGCTCGTGAATTACGGGATAAAAACTTTACTAAAATTATCTCTCTCGCTCCGGAGGTACTCTAA
- the rplX gene encoding 50S ribosomal protein L24 encodes MRSANKKKQGPDRYKMHVKKGDTVQIISGKDKGKVGEILKAIPKDSRVIVKGVNIRTKHVKPRQEGESGQISTYEAPIHSSKVMLYSEKEKVASRISYVLTEEGKKVRKLKKTGEIID; translated from the coding sequence ATGAGATCAGCAAATAAGAAAAAACAAGGACCTGATAGATATAAAATGCACGTCAAAAAAGGTGACACAGTGCAAATTATCTCAGGTAAAGATAAAGGCAAAGTAGGAGAAATCCTCAAAGCAATCCCCAAAGATAGTCGAGTTATCGTTAAGGGTGTCAACATCAGAACTAAACACGTTAAACCCAGACAAGAGGGTGAAAGTGGTCAAATTAGTACTTATGAAGCTCCAATTCATAGTTCTAAAGTAATGCTGTACTCAGAAAAAGAAAAAGTGGCTAGTCGTATTAGCTATGTCTTGACTGAAGAAGGCAAAAAAGTCAGAAAACTGAAAAAAACTGGCGAGATTATTGATTAA
- the rplE gene encoding 50S ribosomal protein L5 has product MSRLKTYYQETITPKLKEQFGYTNIHQVPRVSKIVINRGLGEASQNAKALESSLSELAVITGQKPVVTRAKKAIAGFKVRQGMPVGAMVTLRSDKMYSFLERLISLALPRIRDFRGVSPKSFDGRGNYSLGVKEQLIFPEISYDTIEQIRGFDISIITTANTDEEGRALLKEMGMPFRDK; this is encoded by the coding sequence ATGTCAAGATTAAAAACTTATTACCAAGAAACTATCACCCCTAAACTTAAAGAACAATTTGGATATACGAATATTCACCAAGTTCCTAGGGTATCCAAAATCGTTATTAACCGAGGATTAGGGGAGGCATCACAGAATGCTAAAGCACTGGAGTCGTCTCTGAGTGAACTAGCTGTGATTACCGGACAAAAACCTGTTGTTACCCGCGCGAAAAAAGCGATCGCTGGTTTTAAAGTTCGCCAAGGAATGCCCGTTGGTGCGATGGTGACTCTAAGATCAGACAAAATGTATTCTTTCTTAGAACGTCTCATTAGCCTTGCATTACCTCGAATTCGTGACTTCCGAGGCGTTAGCCCCAAAAGTTTTGATGGCAGAGGCAATTATAGCTTAGGGGTAAAAGAACAATTGATCTTCCCTGAAATCAGTTACGACACCATCGAGCAAATTCGTGGCTTTGATATTTCTATTATCACCACCGCTAACACCGATGAAGAAGGACGGGCTTTACTCAAAGAGATGGGAATGCCCTTTCGTGACAAATAA
- the rpsH gene encoding 30S ribosomal protein S8, protein MPAHDTISDMLTRIRNACAVRHSTVNIPSTRMTRSIAEVLKSEGFITGYEEMGEGVNKNIVVSLKYKGRNRQPIIQNIRRVSTPGLRVYSKKKDLPRVLGGIGVAIVSTSHGIMTDREARKQNIGGEVLCYIW, encoded by the coding sequence ATGCCAGCACACGACACTATTTCAGATATGCTGACTCGTATTCGCAACGCCTGTGCAGTACGCCATTCCACCGTTAACATCCCTAGCACTCGCATGACTCGCAGTATTGCAGAAGTGTTAAAAAGTGAAGGGTTTATTACTGGTTACGAGGAAATGGGTGAAGGAGTCAACAAAAATATCGTAGTTTCCCTTAAATATAAGGGGCGTAATCGTCAGCCGATTATTCAAAATATCCGTAGAGTAAGTACTCCCGGTTTAAGAGTCTATAGTAAGAAGAAAGACTTACCCAGAGTTTTAGGTGGTATAGGAGTTGCTATTGTTTCTACTTCTCACGGTATTATGACCGATCGAGAAGCCAGAAAACAAAACATTGGTGGCGAAGTACTTTGCTATATCTGGTAA
- the rplF gene encoding 50S ribosomal protein L6 codes for MSRIGKRPITIPAKVEIKIDGQQVNVTGPKGNLSRDLPSLITILQEGQELLVARENDSRKARERHGLCRTLVANMVDGVSQGFEKKLEIQGVGYRAQAQGSKLTLNVGYSKPVEMEMPQGINVAVNTNTEVVISGIDKELVGNVAAKIRAVRPPEVYKGKGIRYAGEYVRRKVGKSGKK; via the coding sequence ATGTCTCGTATTGGAAAACGTCCTATCACAATACCTGCAAAGGTAGAAATCAAAATTGACGGACAACAAGTAAATGTTACTGGTCCAAAAGGTAACTTATCCAGAGACTTGCCTTCTTTAATTACCATATTACAAGAAGGACAAGAACTTCTCGTCGCCCGGGAGAACGATTCTCGTAAAGCCAGAGAAAGACACGGCTTGTGTCGTACTTTAGTAGCTAACATGGTTGATGGTGTTAGTCAAGGTTTTGAGAAAAAATTAGAAATCCAAGGGGTTGGTTATCGAGCTCAAGCTCAAGGATCAAAACTAACTCTTAACGTTGGTTACAGTAAACCTGTAGAAATGGAAATGCCCCAAGGTATTAATGTTGCTGTTAATACCAATACCGAAGTTGTAATTTCTGGTATAGATAAAGAATTAGTAGGTAACGTTGCTGCCAAAATCCGTGCAGTTCGTCCTCCAGAAGTCTATAAAGGAAAAGGTATTCGTTACGCTGGGGAATATGTAAGACGTAAAGTAGGTAAATCAGGTAAGAAATAA
- the rplR gene encoding 50S ribosomal protein L18, with protein sequence MTINRKDLVQRRHLRIRKKVTGTPERPRLAVFRSNLHIYAQVIDDVSQNTLVSASTIDKELKEKFANKSTSNSDASAEVGKLVAQRALAKGIDKVVFDRGGNLYHGRVKALADAARESGLNF encoded by the coding sequence ATGACCATTAATCGTAAAGATCTGGTACAACGTCGTCATTTACGCATTCGTAAAAAAGTAACTGGAACTCCTGAGCGTCCTCGGTTAGCAGTATTCCGTTCTAACCTTCATATTTATGCTCAAGTTATTGATGATGTATCGCAAAACACTTTAGTCTCGGCATCTACTATTGATAAAGAACTAAAAGAAAAATTCGCTAATAAATCTACCTCTAACAGTGATGCGTCTGCGGAAGTAGGCAAATTGGTCGCTCAAAGAGCATTAGCTAAGGGTATTGATAAAGTTGTATTCGATCGTGGTGGAAATCTCTATCATGGACGAGTAAAGGCTTTAGCCGATGCCGCTCGTGAATCTGGTCTTAACTTCTAA
- the rpsE gene encoding 30S ribosomal protein S5 yields the protein MAKEREQEQQRKGGKQRKQRKEKKDNAWQERVVQIRRVSKVVKGGKKLSFRAIVVVGNEKGQVGVGVGKAGDVINAVRKAVSDGKKHLITINLNKADSITHVSNGVAGGAKVFMRPAAPGTGVIAGGAVRTVLELAGIKNILAKQQGSNNPLNNARAAVNALQQIRSFSQVAKEREIPIEQIYS from the coding sequence ATGGCAAAAGAACGAGAACAAGAACAACAACGCAAAGGCGGGAAACAAAGAAAACAACGCAAAGAGAAAAAAGATAACGCTTGGCAAGAAAGAGTTGTCCAGATTCGCCGTGTTAGCAAAGTTGTTAAGGGTGGTAAAAAACTCAGTTTCCGTGCGATCGTTGTTGTTGGTAACGAAAAAGGACAAGTCGGTGTAGGAGTTGGTAAGGCAGGAGATGTTATTAATGCAGTACGTAAAGCCGTATCTGACGGGAAAAAACACCTCATCACTATCAATCTCAACAAAGCTGATTCTATTACCCACGTTAGCAATGGTGTAGCTGGTGGAGCAAAAGTATTTATGCGTCCTGCTGCTCCCGGTACTGGGGTAATCGCAGGGGGTGCTGTGCGTACCGTCTTGGAATTAGCAGGAATCAAGAATATTTTAGCAAAACAACAAGGATCTAATAATCCTTTGAATAATGCCAGAGCTGCTGTTAATGCTTTACAACAGATTCGCAGTTTCTCTCAAGTGGCTAAAGAAAGAGAAATTCCTATAGAACAAATTTATTCATAA